A window from Actimicrobium sp. CCC2.4 encodes these proteins:
- the cphA gene encoding cyanophycin synthetase produces the protein MTQKKDIEVLRVTHLRGPSIWTYRPCIEVWVDIGALEDFPSNLIPGLYERLSTLLPGLIEHRCGVGVRGGFLQRLRDGTYVAHILEHVVLELQNLAGMQTGFGKARETSQRGIYKVAFRTREEQVGRTALTAGRELLMALIEDRPYDLPATLAILREMVDTRCLGPSTAHIVDAATTRRIPSMRMTDGNLVQLGYGIHQRRIWTAETDQTSAVAESISRDKDLTKVLLSACGVPVPEGRMVNSAAEAWDAAEEIGLPVAVKPYDGNHGRGVSLDLDSRAVVEAAYHLAYQANGGTVIVEQFIPGNEHRLLVVGDKVVAAAAGEAAWVTGDGSATVIALVDQQINADPRRGESEEFPLNTVKPATSAEILLELERQGLTPSDIPPAGQRVLIQRNGNVAFDVTDKVHPEVAEMAVLAARIVGLDVAGIDLVAQDISRPLSRQRGAIIEVNAGPGLLSHLKPASGTPRDVGAAIVTHLFGPHDSGRIPIVGIAGTRGTALIARLVAWIIQISGKNVGLACADGLYLDSRQIVKAGSVDWDAGQRLLINRSVEAAVFENSARAILSEGLAYDRCAVGVVTDLDGHAELGEFYITEPDQMSAILRTQIDVILPSGAAVLNAADPRIVAMAPLCDGEVVFYGIDSELPEIISRRKSGERVIFLRDGNVVLSVASEEMTLLSLSSLKARKAAQPEAILAAVAATWALGITPELIGGGLRTFESNPHKTNY, from the coding sequence CGGGCCTGATCGAACATCGTTGCGGTGTTGGCGTGCGCGGCGGTTTTCTGCAGCGCCTGCGTGACGGGACTTACGTGGCCCACATTCTTGAGCACGTGGTGCTCGAACTGCAAAACCTGGCAGGCATGCAAACCGGGTTCGGCAAGGCGCGCGAGACCTCGCAGCGCGGTATCTACAAGGTCGCTTTCCGGACCCGCGAAGAACAGGTCGGGCGCACCGCGCTGACCGCCGGTCGCGAACTGCTGATGGCCCTGATCGAAGACCGTCCGTATGACTTGCCGGCCACGCTGGCCATCCTGCGCGAGATGGTTGACACGCGCTGCCTCGGACCGAGTACCGCACACATCGTCGATGCCGCGACCACACGCCGGATTCCATCGATGCGCATGACCGACGGCAATCTGGTCCAGCTTGGCTACGGTATTCACCAGCGCCGCATCTGGACTGCCGAGACCGACCAGACCAGCGCCGTCGCCGAAAGCATTTCACGCGACAAGGACCTCACCAAGGTGTTGCTCAGTGCTTGTGGCGTGCCGGTGCCGGAAGGCCGCATGGTCAACAGCGCCGCGGAAGCCTGGGACGCCGCCGAAGAGATCGGCTTGCCGGTCGCTGTCAAACCCTACGACGGCAACCACGGACGTGGCGTATCGCTTGACCTCGATAGCCGCGCCGTGGTCGAGGCAGCCTATCACCTTGCGTACCAAGCCAACGGCGGTACCGTCATCGTCGAACAATTCATTCCCGGAAACGAGCATCGCTTGCTGGTGGTCGGTGACAAGGTGGTTGCGGCGGCCGCCGGCGAAGCCGCCTGGGTCACCGGCGATGGCAGCGCCACCGTCATCGCACTGGTTGATCAGCAGATCAATGCGGACCCCCGTCGTGGTGAATCCGAAGAATTTCCCCTCAATACCGTCAAGCCCGCTACCAGCGCAGAGATTCTGCTTGAACTGGAACGCCAGGGATTAACACCGTCGGACATTCCGCCTGCAGGACAGCGCGTACTGATTCAGCGTAACGGCAATGTGGCGTTTGACGTGACCGACAAGGTGCATCCGGAAGTGGCCGAGATGGCCGTGCTGGCCGCGCGTATCGTCGGACTGGATGTTGCCGGTATCGACCTGGTGGCGCAGGATATTTCACGACCCCTGTCGCGCCAGCGCGGCGCCATCATCGAAGTCAATGCCGGACCGGGCCTGCTGTCGCATTTGAAACCGGCCAGTGGCACGCCGCGCGACGTCGGTGCAGCCATCGTCACGCATCTGTTCGGACCGCATGACAGCGGGCGCATTCCGATTGTGGGTATCGCCGGTACCCGTGGTACGGCACTCATTGCGCGCCTCGTCGCCTGGATCATCCAGATCAGTGGCAAGAATGTCGGGCTGGCGTGTGCCGATGGCCTATATCTGGACAGCAGGCAAATCGTCAAGGCCGGCAGTGTCGACTGGGATGCCGGGCAGCGCCTGTTGATCAACCGCTCGGTGGAAGCGGCTGTCTTCGAGAATTCAGCCCGGGCCATCTTGTCCGAAGGATTGGCTTACGACCGTTGCGCAGTCGGTGTTGTTACGGATCTGGATGGTCACGCGGAACTCGGCGAGTTTTACATCACCGAACCGGATCAGATGTCTGCGATATTGCGCACCCAGATCGATGTGATTCTGCCGAGCGGCGCCGCGGTGTTGAATGCCGCCGATCCGCGTATTGTCGCCATGGCCCCGCTATGTGATGGCGAAGTGGTGTTCTACGGAATCGACTCGGAATTGCCTGAAATTATTTCTCGCAGGAAATCTGGAGAGCGCGTCATCTTTTTGCGTGATGGAAACGTTGTACTCTCCGTTGCTTCCGAAGAAATGACTTTGTTGTCACTGTCCTCACTCAAGGCGCGCAAAGCGGCGCAACCCGAAGCGATCCTCGCGGCAGTTGCTGCGACATGGGCGCTGGGCATCACCCCTGAACTGATCGGTGGCGGCTTGAGGACCTTCGAATCGAATCCACACAAGACCAACTATTGA
- the cphA gene encoding cyanophycin synthetase yields MEVSRIRALRGPNLWSQHTAIQAIVVCTGQECAINALPDFEVRLRALFPAMDQLQPSGHQDEVVLARVLELAALGLQAQAGCPVTFSRTTQTLEAGTYQVVVEYSEEAVGRLAMKLAQSLCEAALNDTDFDLADALHQLRELDEDVRLGPSTGAIVEAAVARNIPFRRLTDGSLVLFGWGSRQRRIQAAEMDSTSAIAEAIAQDKDLTKKLLSAAGVPVPNGRAVRDVDDAWEAALEIGLPVVVKPLDGNQGKGVTVNVTSREQLAAAYTTASEFRDAILVERYLPGNDFRLLVVGDKLVAAARRDPPQVVGDGVLSVRQLVDQVNLDPRRGSGHATSLTKIRFDDIALASLAIQGYDADTVPPKGRRVVLRNNANLSTGGSATDVTDDVHPEFAARAIAAARMVGLDICGVDIVCDNVLKSMEEQGGGVVEVNAAPGLRMHLSPSFGKGRPVGDAIIAEMFKRGDDGRIPVVAVTGTNGKTTTVRLIAHLMTQTGLRVGMTNTDGVYIRGRRIDSGDCSGPRSARNVLLHPDVDAAVFETARGGVLREGLAFDRCQVAVVTNIGTGDHLGLNYITTVEDLAVLKRVIVQNVSDTGVAVLNATDPIVARMAGNCSGSVTFFGSDRRHPVMATHRAQGRRVVFIDDDMLVAAEGTIEHRIALSEIPITRGGAIGFQVENVMASVAAGWAVGLDWDVMRSGLKSFANDSDNAPGRFNVFDYRGATLIADYGHNPDAILALVQAVECLPAKRRSVVISGAGDRRDEDIRQQTEILGAAFDDVLLYQDQCQRGRADGEVVALLRAGLADASRTTVIDEIRGEFLAIDTALERLSPGDLCLILVDQVEESLAHIAGLIARG; encoded by the coding sequence ATGGAAGTTTCAAGAATCCGGGCTTTACGTGGCCCGAATCTCTGGAGTCAGCACACCGCAATCCAGGCGATCGTTGTGTGTACCGGGCAGGAATGCGCGATCAATGCCTTGCCTGATTTTGAAGTGCGCCTGCGCGCGCTGTTTCCTGCGATGGATCAATTGCAGCCCAGCGGCCATCAGGACGAAGTCGTGCTGGCTCGCGTGCTTGAACTGGCAGCGCTGGGCTTGCAGGCGCAGGCCGGTTGCCCTGTCACATTTAGCCGCACCACGCAGACGCTCGAGGCTGGCACCTATCAAGTCGTGGTCGAATACAGCGAAGAAGCGGTCGGCCGGCTGGCCATGAAGCTGGCCCAGTCGCTGTGCGAAGCGGCGCTCAATGACACCGACTTTGATCTTGCCGACGCCTTGCACCAGTTGCGTGAACTCGATGAAGACGTCCGGCTCGGTCCGAGTACCGGTGCGATTGTCGAAGCCGCCGTGGCACGCAATATCCCTTTTCGCCGCCTGACCGATGGCAGCCTGGTGTTATTTGGCTGGGGTAGCCGTCAGCGTCGTATTCAGGCTGCCGAGATGGACAGCACCAGCGCGATTGCCGAAGCGATCGCCCAGGATAAGGATCTGACCAAAAAACTCTTGAGTGCCGCCGGCGTGCCGGTGCCAAACGGACGCGCGGTTCGCGATGTCGATGATGCCTGGGAAGCCGCGCTTGAAATCGGTTTGCCGGTGGTCGTCAAGCCGCTCGATGGCAATCAGGGCAAGGGCGTTACGGTCAATGTGACGAGCCGTGAACAACTGGCTGCGGCCTACACCACGGCGTCCGAATTCCGGGATGCGATTCTGGTCGAGCGCTATTTGCCCGGCAATGATTTCCGCTTGCTGGTAGTTGGTGACAAGCTCGTTGCCGCTGCCCGCAGAGACCCTCCGCAAGTCGTCGGCGACGGGGTGCTGTCGGTGCGCCAACTGGTCGATCAGGTCAATCTGGATCCGCGCCGCGGGTCCGGTCATGCGACTTCACTGACCAAAATCCGCTTCGATGACATTGCACTGGCCAGCCTGGCGATTCAAGGTTATGACGCCGATACGGTCCCGCCAAAAGGCCGGCGCGTGGTCTTGCGCAATAATGCCAACTTGTCGACTGGCGGCTCCGCCACCGATGTCACCGATGATGTCCACCCCGAATTCGCGGCGCGCGCCATTGCTGCTGCACGCATGGTCGGGCTCGATATTTGCGGCGTCGACATCGTTTGCGACAACGTACTCAAATCGATGGAGGAACAGGGCGGTGGCGTGGTGGAAGTCAATGCTGCGCCGGGCTTGCGGATGCATTTGTCACCATCGTTCGGCAAAGGCCGTCCGGTCGGTGATGCCATCATCGCCGAGATGTTCAAGCGCGGCGACGATGGCCGTATCCCGGTCGTCGCGGTGACCGGCACCAACGGCAAGACCACGACCGTGCGCCTTATTGCGCATCTGATGACGCAGACCGGTTTGCGCGTCGGCATGACCAATACCGATGGCGTCTATATCCGCGGTCGGCGTATTGACAGCGGCGACTGCAGCGGTCCGCGCAGCGCCCGCAACGTGCTGCTGCATCCGGATGTCGATGCTGCCGTGTTCGAAACGGCGCGCGGAGGTGTGTTGCGCGAAGGGCTGGCGTTCGATCGCTGCCAGGTCGCCGTGGTGACCAACATCGGTACCGGCGATCATCTTGGGTTGAACTACATTACGACTGTCGAAGACCTCGCCGTGCTCAAGCGGGTGATCGTCCAGAACGTGTCCGATACCGGTGTTGCGGTGCTCAATGCGACGGATCCCATCGTCGCGCGAATGGCCGGTAATTGCTCGGGATCGGTGACCTTTTTTGGCAGCGATCGCCGTCATCCGGTGATGGCGACGCACCGTGCCCAGGGACGCCGCGTCGTGTTCATCGACGATGACATGTTAGTGGCAGCCGAGGGCACGATCGAACACAGGATCGCGTTGTCAGAGATCCCGATCACGCGCGGTGGCGCGATCGGGTTTCAGGTTGAAAACGTGATGGCATCCGTTGCTGCAGGTTGGGCCGTCGGCCTGGACTGGGACGTGATGCGTTCCGGCCTGAAATCGTTTGCCAACGATAGCGACAATGCGCCGGGGCGTTTCAATGTCTTTGATTACCGTGGTGCGACGCTGATTGCCGACTATGGCCACAATCCGGATGCCATTCTGGCGCTGGTGCAGGCGGTCGAGTGCCTGCCGGCAAAACGCCGTTCGGTGGTCATCAGCGGTGCCGGCGACCGTCGTGACGAAGATATCCGTCAGCAGACCGAAATCCTGGGGGCGGCATTCGACGATGTCTTGCTGTATCAGGACCAGTGCCAGCGCGGTCGTGCCGATGGTGAAGTCGTGGCCTTGCTGCGGGCTGGCCTGGCCGATGCATCACGCACTACCGTGATCGATGAGATTCGTGGCGAGTTCCTGGCCATTGATACGGCGCTCGAACGACTGTCGCCAGGGGATCTGTGCCTGATTCTGGTGGATCAGGTCGAGGAATCACTGGCGCATATCGCGGGACTGATCGCCCGCGGTTGA
- a CDS encoding class I SAM-dependent methyltransferase: MVPAPVLIHWIENDLSCSARWRSESGMPSPKRVVIADDRTTADAAYRLACEGTAMLWRGDFQNARQLLQAMARRCDRKVHKAAGSPLEAFNFHRQAQSQRARTLAMLLMPFDSNHTLPLRRAPDVAAACLEAYGSADAPYVASLRELLGLIGAHEWRKAGVDIAALDNRIHPHYGVFAPVRGEYVGLVAEMPLPSTTLAFDIGTGTGVLAAVLAQRGVQRVVATDQDPRALACAQENITRLGMDATIELLCADLFPPGRAGLIVCNPPWLPARPSSPIEYAMYDPDSRMLRGFLDGLAGHLEKAGEGWLILSDLAEHLGLRTRAELLEWISAAGLTVLGRKDVRPVHPRASDAADPLHAARSAELTSLWRLGTGQAGTA, translated from the coding sequence ATGGTGCCCGCACCTGTGCTTATCCACTGGATCGAAAACGACTTGTCCTGCTCAGCGCGCTGGCGCTCCGAAAGCGGCATGCCCAGTCCGAAGCGCGTCGTCATCGCCGATGACCGCACCACCGCCGACGCGGCGTACCGGCTGGCGTGCGAAGGCACCGCGATGTTGTGGCGCGGCGACTTCCAGAATGCGCGCCAACTCCTGCAAGCCATGGCGCGCCGCTGCGACCGCAAGGTCCACAAGGCCGCCGGCAGCCCGCTCGAAGCATTCAATTTTCATCGTCAGGCGCAGTCCCAGCGCGCTCGCACCCTGGCGATGCTGCTCATGCCATTCGATAGCAATCACACGCTGCCTCTGCGCCGCGCGCCGGATGTCGCGGCCGCGTGCCTCGAGGCCTATGGCAGCGCCGATGCACCGTATGTGGCTTCACTGCGTGAACTGCTGGGACTGATAGGCGCGCACGAATGGCGCAAGGCCGGCGTCGACATTGCCGCGCTGGACAACCGGATTCATCCGCACTATGGCGTGTTCGCTCCGGTGCGCGGCGAATATGTCGGGCTGGTGGCAGAAATGCCCTTGCCCTCGACCACCCTGGCATTCGACATCGGCACCGGAACCGGCGTGCTGGCAGCGGTACTGGCACAGCGCGGCGTGCAGCGCGTGGTCGCTACCGACCAGGATCCGCGCGCCCTCGCGTGTGCGCAAGAAAACATCACCCGCCTCGGCATGGACGCGACGATAGAACTGCTCTGCGCCGACCTGTTCCCGCCGGGTCGGGCCGGGCTGATTGTCTGCAATCCGCCCTGGCTGCCGGCACGGCCCAGTTCACCCATCGAATACGCGATGTATGACCCGGACAGCCGCATGCTGCGCGGCTTCCTCGACGGATTGGCGGGACATCTTGAAAAAGCAGGAGAAGGTTGGCTGATCCTGTCGGACCTGGCCGAGCACCTGGGCTTGCGCACACGTGCCGAGTTATTGGAATGGATTAGTGCGGCGGGCCTGACGGTACTCGGACGCAAGGATGTACGGCCTGTCCATCCGCGTGCCAGCGACGCCGCCGACCCGCTGCATGCAGCGCGTAGTGCCGAGCTGACATCGCTATGGCGACTCGGTACCGGACAGGCCGGCACCGCGTAA
- a CDS encoding SLC13 family permease encodes MSSPQQSMDDTVRQSRFGLFGTWVRQLANDVFFLLLLAVLVVLSVFSPDRIAAYPALVDWPTIAALTGLLALTKGLELSGALDHAGHWLTARMRSERAVAVCLVLTAALLSMVLTNDVALFVVVPLTLGICRLTGLPRSRLVILEALAVNAGSMLTPIGNPQNLFLWQLSGVSFVEFVAHMLPLALMLMALLLALTCVLFGRRSIRAETATPPGRLDRSLFWWSLALYVPFLLATDLRHVELAALTVLAVFLLLRRAVLARMDWGLLLVFVLMFIDLRLLAGLTIVRDAMQVLGLAQARHLYLAAIAGSQLVSNVPAAIALVEYSRDWRVIAYGVNVGGFGLLVGSMANLIALRLCGERKAWLEFHWYAMPFLGIGMVLGYALLFG; translated from the coding sequence ATGAGCAGCCCGCAACAATCGATGGATGACACAGTGCGACAAAGCCGTTTCGGCTTGTTTGGAACATGGGTGCGGCAGTTGGCTAACGATGTTTTTTTTCTGTTGCTTCTGGCAGTACTGGTCGTACTTAGTGTGTTTTCACCAGACCGGATTGCGGCTTATCCGGCGCTGGTTGACTGGCCTACGATCGCGGCACTGACCGGCTTGCTCGCCTTGACTAAGGGTCTGGAGTTGAGCGGCGCACTCGATCATGCCGGTCACTGGCTGACGGCGCGCATGCGCAGCGAACGCGCCGTCGCCGTCTGTCTGGTGCTGACCGCTGCGTTGCTGTCGATGGTGCTGACCAATGATGTCGCACTGTTCGTGGTTGTGCCGCTGACGCTAGGTATCTGCCGGTTGACTGGCTTGCCGCGGTCCCGGCTGGTGATCCTGGAAGCGCTGGCGGTCAACGCCGGCTCGATGCTGACGCCCATCGGCAATCCGCAAAATCTCTTTTTGTGGCAGCTCTCCGGCGTGTCCTTCGTAGAGTTCGTCGCGCATATGCTGCCACTGGCACTGATGCTGATGGCGTTGCTGCTGGCGCTGACCTGTGTCCTGTTCGGACGTCGTTCCATCAGAGCGGAGACCGCCACTCCCCCTGGCCGGCTCGATCGCAGCCTGTTTTGGTGGTCACTGGCGTTATACGTGCCGTTTCTGCTGGCGACCGATTTGCGTCATGTCGAACTGGCGGCGCTGACGGTACTGGCGGTGTTTCTGCTGCTGCGTCGCGCGGTGCTGGCGCGCATGGATTGGGGTTTGCTGCTGGTGTTCGTACTGATGTTTATCGACCTGCGTTTGCTGGCCGGCCTGACCATTGTTCGTGATGCGATGCAGGTGCTGGGGCTGGCGCAAGCGCGCCATTTGTATCTGGCGGCAATCGCCGGGTCGCAACTGGTCAGCAATGTGCCGGCCGCGATTGCACTGGTCGAGTACTCGCGCGACTGGCGCGTGATTGCCTATGGTGTCAATGTGGGCGGGTTTGGTTTGCTGGTCGGCTCGATGGCCAACCTGATTGCCTTGCGCCTGTGTGGCGAGCGCAAGGCCTGGCTGGAATTTCATTGGTACGCGATGCCGTTCCTGGGGATTGGCATGGTGCTGGGTTATGCGTTGCTGTTCGGGTGA
- a CDS encoding TonB-dependent receptor, with the protein MHAQRTLLAGAVLSALSTIAFAQITEPKIQSIVVTASPFSSNDGDQILTPAKVLSGDELRNKLGGSLGDTLSGELGVSTSAFGAGASRPIIRGLDGSRVKILQNGMAVSDVSGLSNDHAVATDGPTAKQIEILRGPAALMYGSGAIGGLVNVVNDRIPTTLATIPTGEAEVRYGTVDQAKNLSLSADTAAGPIGLHVDSSVRNASDYKIPGNRIQGDSTSASGTLPLSFARQNTIGVGASYIQDWGHVGISAAEVSNLYGIPALEGAQIDQKQRRYDIDALVNAPFAGFETFKFKLGYTDYKHSELNLDNVPQTNFANRSLETRAELTHKPIAGFRGTFGIQTDNTNFSALNATDGGPNTVPVTRSTSSAAFLVEEKEFGQVRMNAGLRLESVKRAPVSNIDRSFDLASYAIGGLWTFMPGYGAGATVSIAQRAPTADELYSGGPHDSTATFDIGNPNFAKETSRNVELTLQKNTGLIRWKTNVFQTKAKNFVYGQIAGNFVDEEGNPGGTLKERIFNQADATIRGAEAEITYNAHGNGVSLRAFADTSRGSLDGAGSLPLQPASRFGGDIGYKTGAWRSGASLIHARTQDRLASFETSNTPAYTLLDANLSYTWKVGNNDVTWFANVKNLLNQDIRLSTSILKDVAPLPGRNLIVGLRTRF; encoded by the coding sequence ATGCACGCTCAACGTACTTTATTGGCAGGCGCCGTTCTGTCCGCGCTCTCCACAATCGCATTCGCCCAAATCACCGAACCAAAAATTCAGTCGATCGTCGTCACGGCAAGTCCCTTTTCCTCCAATGACGGCGACCAGATATTGACTCCTGCCAAAGTCCTCTCGGGCGATGAACTGCGCAACAAATTAGGTGGATCCTTAGGTGACACGCTCTCCGGCGAGCTCGGGGTATCAACATCGGCATTCGGCGCAGGCGCTTCGCGTCCGATCATCCGTGGCCTCGATGGCTCGCGCGTCAAAATCCTGCAAAACGGCATGGCGGTCTCGGACGTCTCCGGATTATCGAATGACCATGCGGTAGCCACCGATGGCCCTACAGCAAAACAGATTGAAATCCTACGTGGGCCAGCGGCACTAATGTACGGCTCGGGTGCAATTGGCGGACTGGTCAATGTCGTCAATGACAGGATCCCGACCACATTGGCCACCATCCCAACAGGAGAAGCCGAAGTGCGTTACGGCACCGTCGATCAGGCAAAAAATCTGTCGCTATCGGCTGACACCGCAGCGGGCCCGATCGGGCTACATGTCGACTCCAGCGTGCGCAATGCCAGCGATTACAAGATCCCCGGCAACCGTATCCAGGGCGATTCGACCAGCGCCAGCGGCACCCTGCCCCTGTCATTCGCCCGGCAAAACACTATCGGCGTCGGCGCCTCCTATATTCAGGACTGGGGACATGTCGGGATCTCCGCAGCAGAGGTCAGCAATCTCTACGGCATACCCGCTCTCGAAGGAGCGCAAATCGATCAAAAGCAACGTCGTTACGATATCGATGCATTGGTCAATGCGCCGTTTGCCGGATTTGAAACCTTCAAGTTCAAGCTCGGGTACACCGATTACAAACACAGCGAGCTAAATCTCGACAATGTCCCCCAAACCAACTTCGCCAATCGATCACTCGAAACCCGCGCCGAATTGACGCATAAACCAATTGCCGGATTCCGTGGAACGTTCGGTATTCAGACCGACAACACCAATTTTTCGGCATTAAATGCAACCGATGGCGGCCCGAACACGGTGCCTGTCACGCGCTCGACATCAAGCGCGGCCTTCCTGGTCGAAGAAAAAGAATTCGGTCAGGTTCGCATGAATGCCGGCTTGCGTCTTGAGTCGGTAAAACGCGCGCCAGTCAGCAATATTGACCGCAGCTTTGACCTGGCCTCGTATGCCATCGGTGGTTTGTGGACATTTATGCCCGGGTATGGCGCTGGCGCAACGGTGTCCATCGCCCAGCGCGCACCGACCGCCGACGAGCTGTATTCCGGCGGACCGCATGATTCCACTGCGACCTTCGATATCGGCAATCCAAACTTTGCCAAAGAAACTTCACGTAACGTCGAGTTGACGCTGCAAAAAAATACCGGCCTGATCCGCTGGAAGACGAATGTGTTCCAGACCAAGGCAAAGAATTTTGTCTACGGCCAGATCGCCGGTAATTTCGTCGACGAGGAAGGCAATCCAGGCGGCACATTAAAGGAACGTATCTTTAACCAGGCGGACGCCACAATCCGCGGGGCAGAAGCAGAAATTACCTATAACGCCCATGGCAACGGCGTGTCATTGCGCGCCTTTGCCGACACGTCGCGCGGCTCGCTCGATGGTGCTGGCAGCCTGCCGCTGCAACCAGCATCACGGTTCGGTGGTGACATCGGCTACAAAACCGGTGCCTGGCGCAGCGGAGCATCGCTGATCCATGCCCGGACGCAAGACCGGTTAGCCTCCTTTGAGACCAGCAATACACCTGCCTACACGCTGCTGGATGCGAACCTGTCTTACACCTGGAAGGTCGGCAACAACGATGTCACCTGGTTCGCCAATGTCAAAAACCTACTGAACCAGGATATCCGGCTGTCGACATCGATCCTGAAAGATGTCGCACCGCTGCCGGGCCGCAACCTGATCGTAGGCTTGCGGACCCGGTTCTAA